In the genome of Dermacentor andersoni chromosome 3, qqDerAnde1_hic_scaffold, whole genome shotgun sequence, one region contains:
- the LOC126524326 gene encoding uncharacterized protein has protein sequence MSGAFSPDVPDHVVTEGARLPELKEDEKEVGQGHVQATLVSKKPRQSVQEMLLQNMALPISPTNEDLLSDMCIRVCPAPNPSGSQTTLMEQGQEVAGTGLGVGQASGEGMQGQQGLQELGEPKPKESLTAGRARQQPGQASPKLASSAKSITAGSSKPHRSKHSKHRHAADKNPDQRRKQVLYKPSGGLVPADIDAPHTSVPPKTENLRVEGAADSTSAAQEHIPEPMEAQRRRVGQANETPSKRSSKSMESARRASTTHILASHVEEKPQGRTVIGTEVPRAISSGQEVHPARVALTTNAKAEKEAKQKHKNKEKKQKKGKSRGVPPS, from the exons ATGTCTGGAGCCTTTTCCCCTGATGTACCTGATCACGTGGTCACAGAGGGGGCCAGACTGCCTGAGCTTAAAGAAGACGAAAAAGAAGTCGGACAAGGGCATGTGCAGGCCACTTTGGTTTCCAAGAAACCTCGGCAGAGTGTACAAGAAATGCTCCTGCAAAATATGGCCCTGCCTATTTCTCCTACCAACGAAGATCTACTAAGCGACATGTGCATCCGGGTGTGTCCAGCACCGAATCCTTCAGGCTCCCAAACAACATTGATGGAACAAGGCCAAGAAGTTGCTGGCACAGGGCTCGGGGTTGGACAAGCTTCGGGCGAGGGAATGCAAGGACAGCAAGGACTGCAGGAACTTGGCGAACCGAAGCCGAAGGAGTCGCTCACAGCGGGTCGTGCAAGACAACAGCCTGGTCAGGCATCACCAAAACTGGCATCCAGTGCAAAAAGTATAACAGCGGGGTCTTCAAAGCCACATCGATCTAAACATTCCAAGCACAGACACGCTGCGGACAAA AATCCAGATCAGCGCCGCAAGCAAGTGCTATATAAGCCCTCAGGGGGTTTAGTTCCGGCCGACATTGACGCACCGCATACAAGTGTGCCACCAAAGACTGAGAATCTTCGAGTTGAAGGTGCGGCCGACTCGACCAGTGCAGCTCAAGAACATATTCCAGAGCCTATGGAAGCTCAGCGAAGGAGAGTCGGACAAGCAAACGAAACGCCCTCCAAGAGGTCTTCTAAGTCGATGGAGTCCGCTAGGAGAGCGTCGACAACCCACATACTAGCTTCACACGTAGAGGAGAAACCACAAGGGAGAACTGTCATCGGGACGGaagtgccacgtgcaatttccaGTGGTCAAGAAGTGCATCCGGCAAGAGTTGCTTTGACTACAAATGCTAAAGCAGAAAAGGAAGCCAAGCAGAAGCACAAGAACAAGGAGAAAAAGCAGAAGAAGGGGAAGAGTCGAGGCGTTCCTCCGTCTTAG